A stretch of DNA from Nitratireductor thuwali:
TTCGCCGCCACCAGCTCCGGCCGCATCGACTTCGCCATCTCCTCGATCTCGATCACCAATGATCGGCTGCAGAACCAGTCCTTCACCCAGCCCTATTACGACAGTGACGGCACTGTGGTGGGGCGCGAGGATTCCACCGTCGACTCGCTCGACGATCTCGAAGGCAAGGTAATCGGCGTCGTGGCGGGCACCACCGGCGAGAAGTGGGCCAACGAGAACAAGGACGAGCTCGGTATCGCCGAAATTCGCAGCTACAACGCTCAGCAGGACCTGCTTCTGGATGTGCAGAACGGCCGCGTGGAAGGCGGCGCAGGCGAGATCGCCGGCTTCCAGTACGCCATGACGCAGATGCCGGGCCTGAAGATCCTGGTGCGCATCCCCACCGGCGAGCGCTTCGCCATGATGGCAGGCAAGAACCATCCGCTCATCGAGGAGGCGAACGAGGCCATCTCCGCCATGAAGGAGGACGGCACGCTCGCCGCCATTCACGAGAAGTGGTTCGGCGTCGCGCCCGAGCCGGGAACCAGTACCGTCGAGGCAATGCCGCTTCCAAAGGCCGAATAGCCCGGCGATCTCTCAGGATGCCGCCGTTGCGGCATCCTGAGCGCAAACCCGCACCGGCCGTGCATCGGCCGGTGCACCTTGATTGCATCTGCCGGATCGCGCGATGGACCTGATCAGCACCTTCTTCAACTGGGACGTTCTCGTCCGCTCCTTCCCGATGCTGATGCGGGGCATCGGCAACACCATCATGCTCGGGGTCG
This window harbors:
- a CDS encoding ABC transporter substrate-binding protein; this translates as MKLGFSIAAIATAVALSMTVPASAQEKIVVGAYPANPPWEYKTETGAFEGFEVEVAREVAERLGREVEFQDMGFQALFAATSSGRIDFAISSISITNDRLQNQSFTQPYYDSDGTVVGREDSTVDSLDDLEGKVIGVVAGTTGEKWANENKDELGIAEIRSYNAQQDLLLDVQNGRVEGGAGEIAGFQYAMTQMPGLKILVRIPTGERFAMMAGKNHPLIEEANEAISAMKEDGTLAAIHEKWFGVAPEPGTSTVEAMPLPKAE